In the genome of Synchiropus splendidus isolate RoL2022-P1 chromosome 13, RoL_Sspl_1.0, whole genome shotgun sequence, the window AGACAGAAACAATGAAAACCTGTGGGAGGCACTACCAACAAGCATTTGTAGTCACTGCTGTACAAAGGCCAGTGTTTCAATGTACATATTTTACAGGCGTGAAAATCCTGGTGGTTCAAGTATAAACTTTAAAAGTACATTACAAATAGAAAATAATGCTACAAATACTACACTAGCTACAGTACTTTAAATGTACAGTAGTTAGTAACATGATCATGCACACAACACGCTGTGTATTAACTCTACAGATAAAATGACACAACTTAAAGTGGAAAACTTGCCCTAGAGTGCTAATATCGTCCTGTGGCCTCCTAACAACCTGTTTTCATTCAGTCCTGCCATGGAAAAAAACGTTCTGGGCTCCATCTGAATGTTCCAATCGACGCTCATGAATGAATCGGTTCCATTCTGTAAATCCGTTTGAGGTCTTAAATGACAATAGCACCGGGCTATTCACGTGCAGATGGTTGAAGTCATGAATGTAAAGTCATGTAAATAATATCAGAAGGAAGGGGCGGATTTTTACATGTGTTTTGGGGATTCATAACGAAATAAGCAGTTGCATTACATTCTTAAACAAACCACtgctcaactttttttttttttttacaaaagagCTTCATTTAGGAATGTGTCTCCTGCTCCAGTCCAGTCTGGCTCAGCCAGTTCCTATCATCAGTATTTGAAtaaatattctcctggtatcaaagaagaaagagagattttgttacatccaaaatgaaaatacaaatgaacatTTTAACTGTATCCAACTATCACGTTGGGTAGTTTAATAAATTTATTTGCTTTAGTCAAAAATGGGAAGTTACTCAACATTTGGATTACTGGGGTAAAAGTGAACCTGTAACACTAAAGGTTATTGAGCTTCTGAAAACTCAATCATTTATGAGGCATCTGTTGCtaaataaagtaaagtaaagctTATCTTAAAATAGCTGATGGAATGCAAGATTCATAATCCCATTAAGGTCATATAGCTCTACTCGGGAAGCATCACATTCCTCTCTGgagtctcctcctcatcctccctaAAATATGTCTCCTGGACTGACTGAATAAACTCTGACAAGCCGACTCAAGACGTTTTGAAACAAAATTAGTGTCTAGATGCTGACACCAAACGTTTTCAACAGAAGAATTTACCAaggaattgctttttttttcttgaaataatGGGAACTTTGATTGGAATTCATTGTGAATCGAGccgattatttttaaattaaacacCCAAAACAAAGAGTGAACGTTAAGTTAACACCTGTGATTCTATTGGGTGAACTTTTGGGATTATTTTGGCTCATATCTGAATTTGTACAATTCTGTAtaaattattctttattttttttattattattatattgtttattattattatatgtattatttatattttttaagaaaatataGCTGGTTAATGGAGGTAAATAAAGATGTGTTGTTCGTTGCTTCTTTCTTTAAGCTTCGACAGCACATATGATAAGGATATTATCTGGTCGCTTATAAATGCATACGTACTTTCATGAAGTATTAAAAACTATTTTATCAATCTTATGCAACGTAATTTAATTTTTACCgataaaacattttaacatgttttattatcaATGGCTTTAGGGTAGATATACTGTAGATTTAATTCTATAAAGAGAGTTTTTAGAGACGCTTATGAGTGGCGCACCGCTGCCACCTTGCGGTTAAAACAATAACTACAAAAACGTCTGTCTGGATTGACATCATGACTCGGTGAAAAAAGGGAACATATTCGAATCCGTCTGTCGCGTCTGACCGCCATCACCGCGGAGAAAACCAAAGAGGCGAGGGACGGCGCCGGGGCTTCTCCTCCGTCTCGCATCATCCCCGGTCACGTGGGGCTGTGGCGGGCGGTGGGCGTGTCCACTGGCGTGTGGCTTCATTCATAACTCCAGCGGTTGATTTGCAGCCCGAATCAGAGGATGCAGGGAGCGCGTGTCCACCGAGCCCCTCCGCGGCCGCAGCTGGGTGAGTCCGCTCTCACGTTATATAAGAGCAGAGACGGGATTTTTGGAGTCGTGATGTGACGATTCCCGCAGACTGAGAGCAGACGAAGGGGAGATGTGGGACCGTCCTGAGTGGTGGAAGCTTTCGGGAGGCGCGAGGAagatgctgaggaggaggatgctgcTGGAGCCCAGCCGCAGCCAGTGAGAGCCGAGACCGTCTCTGCGTATCGACCGTAAGAGTGAGCACATCTGGACTCGTCACCTAACACCCTCCATCTTCATGTGTCTGACGCGAGCGTGAAGGATGTTTCCCTTCACTTAAGAGGTTCCCGCCGCGTCACATCACACTCAGTGAGTTGAAAACATCTGCTCACTGGCTTATACATGAATGTATGTATGAGTATCTTATGTAACCACGTGATTTACACATACGATCTGTTTCATTAAATCCATTTTACGCAGAAAATACACTTTGATCGGGCCAGTAAAAGTGTCTTTCAGTCCATCAGAGCAGCAGTTTTACCTTGCTATGAGTGCGAGACATTACATAAAATATTGCCTCTCACATGCTGCCAGAATGTGCAGCGCAGCCGTCAGCAGTGAGAAGAATACAATCAACCTGATGTTACACAAGCGACGTGAACCGCGATGCGCCGCCAGGTCCGCCTCTGTTGACATGACGTGTGAGGAGCGCGTCACATGCGAACGTGGCTTGTCTCCGGGACCAGCTCCACTTGGTCAAGTTCACCCAGGTTTCTGCTGTGAGCTGATGCTCCATTTTTAGTTGGGCAGTCCTCTGCTTCAACTGCCTTCTGAATCATCCTTCCCCTCTGCCAGTCATCAATAAAGTCATCCCCACTCTCATTGTTCACAGCTTCAGCAGCTCATTGTGATCGTCCTCATCTTTGTCACTCCATTAATCATTCAAGCTATTCATCTGGGCATTGTATCTCACAGCTTCATCTCTACAACTGCAATGCTTTCTGCTGCTTCGACCCTCCTTTGTGTGGTCATTTTTTCCCACTGTTATTCAAATACTCCTGGTCATCCCTGAGCTCCTCTTTCATCCGTCCACATCAGTATATGTGTCGATTCCTAACACTGTAATGTACCATCAGTCTCAGAACAGACAGCATAGTCCAGGTTTCTCGTCTGAGCTGAATGGACTGGGATTGTTGGGTGGAGTAATCCAGTCGGTGCAGTATGTAGACAGATGTTTCACCGCCAAGCCTGCACTTTCAAGGAGTAAAATGACTCATGGAATGTGATGCAAGTCAATGTAACATCCTACTTATAGGATACACACACCATCATACTCTTTTACTGTTGTGATACTTTGCTGAACACTTTtaaaatctttgttttgttgttgtcccTCATTGCTTTCGTCTCTCTTATCCATCATCCCGCTCCAATGATTCATTGAAATCTTGGGTCATTAGGGATCGGATCGAACAGCCGGAGAGACGGAGAGTAATCTGTATCAGGACACACAGTGCCTGGCAACCACCTATGCACATGTTCGTGGGGCTTGAATGAACATTGATGTGAGTCTTAGGGATGCAGGGGGAAACTACAGCTTcggccattttgtttttattccgcTTCGGacgcatttttttgtctttgcttcTCTTCCCACAGTTTTTGATGTAGTGACACCATTCCGGGAATGAAGCACTATTAAATTTTCTTGCATCTATCACCAAGAATTTCCAAGATATTCCAGTATTTGGCCGAACATTTtccctttaaaaatgaatgggagGAGAACAAAACACTTCTAGCGACTACTCGAATGAATGTCTTACAGCTCCTCCATATTGTCATTCCATTAAAAGCTTACAACGTTGCCACAATCCTCAACTGTtggctgaaaataaaaaatatgtgccGACTCGTATAGCTATTCATCAAATAAGCCTCAAGCCAAATGGTCAAAAAGTGAAATGGAGAGCGTGTGGCTATGCTCCTGAGAGTGGAGCAGAGCGGAAACGTTAAGCcaaagttattatttttattcgaTTGCTGTAAGAAAACGGTGAGTCACAGAAAATTTATGTCCTCCAGTTTTGTAGACACGCTTGTTCCCTCTGGTATGATGTGCTCAGTTAAACTGTAAGACCTTCAGAATTCGCTTGAGAGTCATGAAAGTGCAGACAAAACCTGGCTCCAGTCAGTGGAATAGAAAAGCAAGCAGTAGCTGCTTTGCGGAGAAGCATTGAGTTGTTACTCACTTTCAGCTCGCCATCCGTCGCAAACCGTTGACTGTAGAAACATGAAATTTGGGTCAGTTATGGAGCAGAATCTCAGGATTCCTACGGTGCGCTCATTGTTGCTGTATCTGTATCGGTTGCTGAGATATTCTTGTTTGTTCGGGAGGTACGATTTTCCCACTCAGAGCCTGAATGTCTAAGTGTGTCAATGCCCTtggatattaaatattaatttttaaTACTGAATTGTTTTCAGCATCAAAATAACAAGTTTAATATTCAAATACCATCAAGCTACTTATATTCTTTTATCGCAACAAAGAAATATGTTTAATAGTAAAGAAAAAGTCAATGGCtgtataaaaatattcaatacaAAATTAAAATTCTATGCTGGAAATTCAGTCTAAATgtgtaatataaatatataatcatATATAATAAGTTCATATGATCATATTTTATATCAGAGACACGCACACATGAGAGCCCAGCATTCACATGGAATTTATATCGCTGTTGTTCTTGCGCTTTTCATAATTATCTTTACAGTGAGAAACAGCTTGGGAGCCAAATCAGTTTTATTGGATGAGCATCATCCATTTAATCACGCCACTGGAACAAACACAATAGGGGATTTTAAAAAGCTGGAGTTGCCAAGGCATTCACTGAAAGCATTACAATAATgaagggaggaaatcagagcatATCAGAGGTTGAACTAAATAAGGcttcatgtctgtgtgtttcagggTTCACCCAAGACCTGGACCATGAGCAATGATTCACCAGTCCTGACCACTCTGACTGAGACGGCCTCCGTGAGTAGACCTGCGGCCTctggcctcacacacacacacacacacacacacacacacacacacacacttatggacttcagcgaacacacacacacacaggtccagTGATGAATATCTGTCAGCTGCAGGTACAGGTGTATTATAAAGCGCACGACAACTGATCTTTGGACAGTGAAAGAGGCTTTGAGCAAAACAGGGCTGCTGCAGGTGTTCTCAGAGCTGATGGTTTGGATTATAGGACAGTAAACCCCTGAGTGTACGGTGGCAGATCGACCTGCGATTGTTAGGCtgacagcagcggcagcagccgaTTGATTGTGTTGTTCCTCCGCTTTGGCTGAGCTTGGAGAAACAGCAGATTTCATTAAAGCTCCAAACAaactgtgtgttttcatgtgttggCATCTCAAGCTGAAGATATTTTTGATCACTGTCTGCTGGCGATTCTTCCATTGTTTTGGCTTCTTCAAGGCCACATGATAGCATCTAGTGTGTGTTGTAAAACACCATTACTTCCTTATTCATCAGcactatttaaatataaatgttacATATaaggtaaaataataaatacacagcTAAATCTtccaaataaaatattaatattttaactCACCTAAATCCAAACATTTGATTTTCGTTGATaatttttgtgaaaaaatgttaaatataaggtaaaataataaatacacagcTACATCTTCcatataaaatattaatattttaactGACCTGCATCCAAACATTTGATTTTCAATGAcgatttttgtgtgtttttgttgtcagtaCATTCAACTATGGAaagtatttaataaaaacaatgaattaaTTCAGATCTTCATTCAGAAATTCATTCAGAACGTCTTACTTTAGtgttccctttatttttttgagcaGTGGATATAATGTAACtatttaatgtaaatattttgatTTACATATAGagatttaatattatttaacaTAGCGTACTACACAGGGAAATATGACTCTTATCTCATTAAAATGTATAAAGCTGCCTAGACTCAGTCATCAAAATTGGGTACAGTTTGAAAACACCAATCATTTCAGTACctgttttagcatttgaaatatcattgaacGCAATGACCTCAGTCAGACAGTAGGTGGCACACTCCATAGAGGTTGAGCAGAAGCTGTACAAGTGAatgaccaaaacaacaacaggtcATTTCTTCAGAGTACACTTCTGATTCTGTTCAGCCGTGGGTTGAAATGGATTTGGGTATGAAGCAAAGCTTCTCCTTGAAGGAGATGAATGAGATTTACAAGTTAAAGTCGCTTCAATtaccttgtttatttattccatgGTGGCAACCGCCAAAAATCAGTTTCCCCGATGCACTAAAAGAAAggcaaaaacatttggaatcatctttatttttaatgaaacatGATCCAGTATTTATTTGAAAGACGCGGTGGCTCTTTCACACTGATAGATAGTTACTCATAGGTCGCATTTGAGTTTGGCATTTTTGAAAGCAGCCCACGTGGACTGAGCTGCTCCGGTGGTGTGCGTCGACTCGAGTGCCATCACAGGCGCTACGTTTCCTGACACTGTGGTGAGTGAGGAGGGCGCAGGCAGGCGACTCTGGAGTGGGGATTGCTCATGTGCATctgtcgtcctcctccgccATTTCCATTTTTATCGAGCGGAGGACTTGTTTCCCCTCATTGAGAAGAGCTGGGAAATTGAATTAAGGGTCTGCCTGACGTTTCAATTAGCCTCCCCATGCTCACTCAGCCAAGACTGAGAGTTTAATCACAGAGAGTAGCGCGCTTGTGCCAACTCAAGCCGTGAGAAAGATAGTTCCAGTGAGGGGAAACGCAGCTGCAAGTTCACGCGATGAGGCGACGTCAGCCTTGACATGAAAGGCTTATGAGCTGGAGAAGAGCAACAATGGTGGAGCCCACGGCTCAGCTCAGACTGAAGCACTTTCCAATTGGTTTATTTATATccttgctgtttatttttagaGCTGATATTTGACTGTatatttaacattaaagaaGGTAAAATGCCCTTCAATTACTTTCCTTCATCCGAACAAGTCGcctctttctttgcttttcacGGCTCTAATTTTAACAGGGAGTGAGTTGAAAAGGCGCAGATGAAAGCTACAGGACCGTCTTTTCAAAAGGCCTGTTGGTGTCGCGTCCTTTTGTTACGTTTGcctttaaagtttaaaaatacAGATCAAAACACGAAGCTTATTGTATTTAAGGGTTCCTTCTTCCTAAGCTGTCAAGTACACTGCagtggaggggggaggggagccGAGCATGAGTCATGGAATCTAAAGCAGATATACAGAGCAGAGCAAAGGAAtactagttacctggatgtCACTCCAGTTCTACGAGTGCATGCGGCACCCTAtcgaatcagaatcaactttattgccatggtcagtggggatcccaccaactaggaaagtgctttcaataaaataaaataaaataaaactgactttgCTATTGATTTATCCCCTTTAAGGCACCGCCCCTGCCCTGTAAGATTGTAACATAATCTCTGCCCACAAAGTATTCCATTGCAACAATTATATATAGCATCTTTACTTATCTTCAAGCGTAAGCTGGTTCTACTCTGTGATCTCTctgtgacaaatggtgtcacAAGTAGGATCTACAAAGCAGGTTTGGCTCAAGTGAGGGTCACATGAACAAAGGAGCTGAGAGGGTGTGAAACTCCAGAGAAGCTTGAACGCTGATCCGTGACAGGATGATCCACGGAGGTGACAGGGTTTCCTTCCTGGCTTGTTAGCTTTGCAGCCAGTGGTCTATCATCGATCGACAGGCCAAGAAGAAGAGGGTGGTCAATGCTGTACTAAAAAAAGTGATGAGTCATCCTGTCTATTTAACCAAACCCACAGTGTCAGATGCTCAGAAAGTCGCCCTCTTCTGTCAGGATGTACCTGTGTCAGCTGGCCATGTGGAGAACTacgttctgctgctggttctgctgaGCATTTTCGCCGGGGGAACCCTGGTTCTGctgtccctgctgctgctgttctgccATCGCTGCTGCATGAGTGGACGCCGCTACTCCAGGTGGGCGATGCTGACACACCAACATCACCAAGAGAACCTTGCGTGTTTAGGTGACATTCCCTCCCTGTTCTCCAGAGCAAGCGATGACCTGGAGAAAACCAACACGACATACGCTGATGATTCACAGCCCACCCAAGGTCAGACAGGGTTGGGTCTGGGTTAGACTTCCTCCCATCTCACTGTCTGACACCTTCATTAAAGTTGCTGAGGGGTACCGCTCTGAAAAAGGGGACGTTGTTATGAACAATTTTGGCAGCCATTTTCTATCAGCGGGTGGAAGAACGCTGCTTCACTGACTGCTCCGTCTCTACCTTCCCTCTAAGAGATTACAATTCGTCTGGATGAGTCAGACGCTCTCTCGGCGTCCAGCTGTCACGACGGCGAGTCGGAACGGTTCGTCTCAACCTGCTCCACCGGCCGCAGAGTCTCCTTCAATGAATCTGCTCTTTATGAAAAGGAGAAGACGACCCAGGACAAAGGTCGCAGGTACAGTTGGTCTCAGCTGTGCAGCCCTTTTCATCGGCAGTGATCCACGATGTCGTGCCTTGTTAGATACACTCTGACTGAGGGCGACTTCCATCATCTGAAGAAGGCCCGGCTCACCCATCTGCACTTGCCACCAGCACCATGTGACCTCAAGATCCTGACCATCATGGAGTGTGACTCCACAGAGAGCAGCACCATCAATATCAATGAGACCCCAGGGCCCAGGCTGCCCCTCACTATCTACCAGGTCACTGAACCTTTAAGTCAGTCCGTCGCACACAGCCAGTCTCACTCCGGGTGTTTTTCCCTGCAGCCTGCCGACCGACGGATCCCTGACTGGGTGGGAGCAGGCCAGACCGGCGGTTTGCCCGGGGACCCCCATCACTCAATCATCCTGGACCAGAGCCCCAAACAAACCCTGTCAGGCATGAAGAGCAAACGCTCCCAGACTGTGAGTACGACACTAGACATAAGTGACCGTCGACCTGCTTCCACAGGTTGTAGCTCGGCTGAAATGATTTTCCTCTCTGGTGAAGCGTCGATCGACGGCTCTCTGTTGTGGTGTGGATGATGTGGTGTTCATGAGCGTCTGAATTTTACATTCTACTGAAATAAACCAGGATTACAGGGTTTGTCTCACCCCTCACCTCTTTCTCCACCTCTGTCAGATGGCAGCTCTAGGCGACAGAAAAGATGCAGACGGGATGCGAGGAGACTCGACTCTGGGCCAAACGTCGGTCCTCCATTTCTTCTCCAAACTGCGACGCCACGCCAGCCTGGAAGGAGCCGCGCCTTACTTCAGGAAATGGAAGTTTGACGGTGACCAGCGAGCAGCAAGTCTGGATGCTAAAGGTTTGTGTCCATCATCCAGAGACGAGGAAAAGGTTGTGAATGTGCTCCTCCTGCCCCAGGATCCCCCAAGAGAAGACCGTTCCAGAGGCAGAGAGCAGCCAGCGAAAACACGGATCACACAGAGGAGGACTTGTCGCCACTTCAGGACGATGTGATCGACTCTTTCCCACAATCCCCTGCTCAGAGCGTTGGCCTTGAATCTTTGTCTGCGGAGACTTTGTCTCAAtctgctgctgcccctgcgtCTTCAGTCTTCCTCAGCAGGTACCAGTCAGTGCGCTTCACTTGGCATCACTGGTTACACTAACCTACCCACATTGAGAGTCCTGGTATTCAAAAACTAGGCTCAACATTTTACCATGGATTTTGACACCAACTAACCTCTGCGTTTTCCTAGGTTGGATGTGTCGAGTATCGGCAGCCGCGGCCTCAGAGACAAGCCACACCGCCACCTGAGTAGGGAAAACATGGACAATGGAACTGTCATCGAGATGGAAACGGAGTTCAAGACCGGCCAAGCGAGGGACCCAGCGGAAGGAGTCCGGTCTTCCTTCGAGCAGAACGACTTGTTTGAGCCACTTGAGAGTAAAGCTGCGGCGATGGAGACAGACCAACCCGGATCTGATGCGGGAGGGAAGTGCGACATGGATGATGCCGAGGAGCCGGTGTTGGGTGCCGAGGCGAGACAACGTGCCGACTCTGGCTCGTCCTTGTCTTTGATGCTTCGCCAAGAGAGCACAGAGGCCCCGCCCTCTCTCTACAGAGAGATCTGGAGCTTGCGGGCCTCTCTGGAGCAGTACGCCTCCTCTGACCAGAGCAGCACCGACCGGGAGTCCATCCGCAGCGATGCAGACAGTGTGTCTTCCGTTGGGACCGGTGCTCGGTCCGGGCTGGACAGCTG includes:
- the LOC128769616 gene encoding voltage-dependent calcium channel beta subunit-associated regulatory protein isoform X3, producing MSGRRYSRASDDLEKTNTTYADDSQPTQEITIRLDESDALSASSCHDGESERFVSTCSTGRRVSFNESALYEKEKTTQDKGRRYTLTEGDFHHLKKARLTHLHLPPAPCDLKILTIMECDSTESSTININETPGPRLPLTIYQPADRRIPDWVGAGQTGGLPGDPHHSIILDQSPKQTLSGMKSKRSQTMAALGDRKDADGMRGDSTLGQTSVLHFFSKLRRHASLEGAAPYFRKWKFDGDQRAASLDAKGSPKRRPFQRQRAASENTDHTEEDLSPLQDDVIDSFPQSPAQSVGLESLSAETLSQSAAAPASSVFLSRLDVSSIGSRGLRDKPHRHLSRENMDNGTVIEMETEFKTGQARDPAEGVRSSFEQNDLFEPLESKAAAMETDQPGSDAGGKCDMDDAEEPVLGAEARQRADSGSSLSLMLRQESTEAPPSLYREIWSLRASLEQYASSDQSSTDRESIRSDADSVSSVGTGARSGLDSCLSQDLDDEPDGDGEAVVGVSRQATGGDTEGGGGGVGGEGEQGNRKLLQMDSGYASIEAPSRAPEEMRLFGTPGAPPRGKTASERRLFFTSSGRKGSVCESIEAKLFQEELEDEMADKAEEKKHPLLKMNSQKPSEAHLMSPLIKAVSLPSSPHRPRLRRRDYSIDEKTDALFNEFLRHDPRFDLQDSPHRARHRSRVHLRKQWQRHKQYSDPGSSSGGRYSPSLEKQRFTPLRRGDSASYPLDTRYHSTLSRIASAADEEASESASCEEAAKESAAVQVENAAHVKDPPRDDCHVTPNKDVKSTSSSPAKTHMDPKVDNKNNNSSQSLVAEAGSSLADKLAASVEERLYGNLRQAGEEGDSLQLLTAATDSFTPM
- the LOC128769616 gene encoding voltage-dependent calcium channel beta subunit-associated regulatory protein isoform X2, whose translation is MSNDSPVLTTLTETASDVPVSAGHVENYVLLLVLLSIFAGGTLVLLSLLLLFCHRCCMSGRRYSRASDDLEKTNTTYADDSQPTQEITIRLDESDALSASSCHDGESERFVSTCSTGRRVSFNESALYEKEKTTQDKGRRYTLTEGDFHHLKKARLTHLHLPPAPCDLKILTIMECDSTESSTININETPGPRLPLTIYQPADRRIPDWVGAGQTGGLPGDPHHSIILDQSPKQTLSGMKSKRSQTMAALGDRKDADGMRGDSTLGQTSVLHFFSKLRRHASLEGAAPYFRKWKFDGDQRAASLDAKGSPKRRPFQRQRAASENTDHTEEDLSPLQDDVIDSFPQSPAQSVGLESLSAETLSQSAAAPASSVFLSRLDVSSIGSRGLRDKPHRHLSRENMDNGTVIEMETEFKTGQARDPAEGVRSSFEQNDLFEPLESKAAAMETDQPGSDAGGKCDMDDAEEPVLGAEARQRADSGSSLSLMLRQESTEAPPSLYREIWSLRASLEQYASSDQSSTDRESIRSDADSVSSVGTGARSGLDSCLSQDLDDEPDGDGEAVVGVSRQATGGDTEGGGGGVGGEGEQGNRKLLQMDSGYASIEAPSRAPEEMRLFGTPGAPPRGKTASERRLFFTSSGRKGSVCESIEAKLFQEELEDEMADKAEEKKHPLLKMNSQKPSEAHLMSPLIKAVSLPSSPHRPRLRRRDYSIDEKTDALFNEFLRHDPRFDLQDSPHRARHRSRVHLRKQWQRHKQYSDPGSSSGGRYSPSLEKQRFTPLRRGDSASYPLDTRYHSTLSRIASAADEEASESASCEEAAKESAAVQVENAAHVKDPPRDDCHVTPNKDVKSTSSSPAKTHMDPKVDNKNNNSSQSLVAEAGSSLADKLAASVEERLYGNLRQAGEEGDSLQLLTAATDSFTPM
- the LOC128769616 gene encoding voltage-dependent calcium channel beta subunit-associated regulatory protein isoform X1, which gives rise to MNIDGSPKTWTMSNDSPVLTTLTETASDVPVSAGHVENYVLLLVLLSIFAGGTLVLLSLLLLFCHRCCMSGRRYSRASDDLEKTNTTYADDSQPTQEITIRLDESDALSASSCHDGESERFVSTCSTGRRVSFNESALYEKEKTTQDKGRRYTLTEGDFHHLKKARLTHLHLPPAPCDLKILTIMECDSTESSTININETPGPRLPLTIYQPADRRIPDWVGAGQTGGLPGDPHHSIILDQSPKQTLSGMKSKRSQTMAALGDRKDADGMRGDSTLGQTSVLHFFSKLRRHASLEGAAPYFRKWKFDGDQRAASLDAKGSPKRRPFQRQRAASENTDHTEEDLSPLQDDVIDSFPQSPAQSVGLESLSAETLSQSAAAPASSVFLSRLDVSSIGSRGLRDKPHRHLSRENMDNGTVIEMETEFKTGQARDPAEGVRSSFEQNDLFEPLESKAAAMETDQPGSDAGGKCDMDDAEEPVLGAEARQRADSGSSLSLMLRQESTEAPPSLYREIWSLRASLEQYASSDQSSTDRESIRSDADSVSSVGTGARSGLDSCLSQDLDDEPDGDGEAVVGVSRQATGGDTEGGGGGVGGEGEQGNRKLLQMDSGYASIEAPSRAPEEMRLFGTPGAPPRGKTASERRLFFTSSGRKGSVCESIEAKLFQEELEDEMADKAEEKKHPLLKMNSQKPSEAHLMSPLIKAVSLPSSPHRPRLRRRDYSIDEKTDALFNEFLRHDPRFDLQDSPHRARHRSRVHLRKQWQRHKQYSDPGSSSGGRYSPSLEKQRFTPLRRGDSASYPLDTRYHSTLSRIASAADEEASESASCEEAAKESAAVQVENAAHVKDPPRDDCHVTPNKDVKSTSSSPAKTHMDPKVDNKNNNSSQSLVAEAGSSLADKLAASVEERLYGNLRQAGEEGDSLQLLTAATDSFTPM